A window of Trichoderma atroviride chromosome 3, complete sequence contains these coding sequences:
- a CDS encoding uncharacterized protein (TransMembrane:1 (i132-149o)): MASIMRSSVLRQTALAAKPAFRNNAVKAAAFHSSAQRSAILPPGPQRIEGTVNDPVPIPNPSAVDGSYHWTFERLLAAGLVPLSIAPFAAGSLNPTTDAILCSAVLLHSHIGFQSVVIDYIPKRTYPGLRKFFWWGLNLATVTVGVGLYEFETNDVGVTEAIKRIWKA; the protein is encoded by the exons ATGGCGTCTATTATGCGATCTTCCGTGCTGCGgcagacggcgctggcggcgAAGCCTGCGTTCCGAAACAATGCCGTCAAGGCTGCGGCTTTCCACAGCTCTGCCCAGCGCTCGGCCATTCTGCCCCCCGGACCTC AGCGAATTGAGGGAACAG TCAACGATCCTGTCCCCATCCCCAACCCCAGCGCCGTCGACGGCTCATACCACTGGACCTTTGAGcgcctcctcgccgccggcctcgtGCCTCTCTCCATTGCGCCCTTTGCCGCCGGCTCTCTCAACCCCACCACCGACGCCATCCTGTGCTCCGCCGTCCTCCTGCACTCCCACATCGGCTTCCAGTCCGTCGTCATTGACTACATTCCCAAGCGAACCTACCCGGGCCTGCGAAAGTTCTTCTGGTGGGGCCTGAACCTGGCAACTGTCACTGTTGGCGTTGGCTTGTACGAGTTTGAGACCAATGACGTTGGCGTCACTGAGGCTATCAAGAGAATCTGGAAGGCATAA
- a CDS encoding uncharacterized protein (TransMembrane:2 (o20-39i51-68o)): MAFPGGNINILPFGNEINPLYAGIAATVLGGLCISGLVASRGTGQNNDSPSVISSFFLFFYSCFIKPHQGDSKASQQDALESFYKKQAGVYDATRKVLLRGREDMLALVAAQLEAKAETAADGNKTKRIWVDVGGGTGWNIEAMSQFVDVPNFFSSVYLVDFSPSLCEVAKKRFERLGWKNVRVVCQDARKFRLEDYETDLPGRQIAPRSPALSYLTQQRQDYGGADLVTFSYSLSMIPDYYSVVDSVNSLLAPHGILGVVDFYVQNQIDFSFRNYTGGLVDRHVNMLSRNFWRAWFDIDRVGLEPGRRDYLEYKFGTVLNFNFRNRTLGYIPYYVWVGCQKKPFSASSLPHEIIERIDALATESPYLYPANQGDALTRAIERSAPEIRSKAFITAVENLSANLPLPSFFYQNHHWRIYYDDRLQKHTQFNDEYIYAFTWEDARVDERLLKLGPDDKVLAITSAGDNIISYLAQSPARVHAVDLNPTQNHLLELKAAAYTALPYEDFWKIFGDGKHSAFRELLLTKLSPHLSGRAFQYWLKNIHVFQNNKGYGLYDTGGSRHAIRAFRWISRIFGLKSAVKKLLESRTLNEQREMWRNKIRPALLSKLICNLVVSQESFLWAALGVPKNQLAMIEKDHAESDLVKQGKAKNSRSHAIWHYMVNTLDPVAEETHIGTDNPYYYVCMDGKFSRKCHPEYLRPEVHAKLSRPGALDGLRIHTDELEEVIARITPGTLTVAVIMDSMDWFDTGSQAAAAQISKLNRALKMGGRVLLRTSALSPWYIKVFEAHGFTAQCHGSRVDGACIDRVNMYASCWICTKSENLPPPTPEFDRIGGGDITSLTI, translated from the exons ATGGCTTTTCCT GGTGGTAACATAAAcattttgccttttggcAACGAGATTAATCCTCTATATGCTGGAATAGCAGCCACTGTCCTAGGTGGTCTTTGCATCTCCGGCTTGGTTGCCTCTCGAGGCACCGGGCAAAACAATGATTCGCCTAGCGTTATCAGCTcgtttttcctctttttctatTCTTGCTTCATCAAACCCCACCAGGGCGATTCCAAGGCCTCCCAGCAGGACGCTCTAGAGAGCTTCTACAAGAAGCAAGCCGGGGTTTATGATGCCACTCGCAAGGTCCTTCTTCGCGGTCGCGAAGACATGCTGGCCCTTGTTGCTGCCCAGCTTGAGGCGAAAGCCGAGACGGCTGCTGACGGCAACAAGACCAAGCGTATTTGGGTTGAT GTCGGAGGCGGCACTGGCTGGAATATTGAAGCCATGTCGCAGTTTGTCGACGTCCCCAACTTCTTCTCTAGTGTCTACCTCGTTGACTTCTCTCCGTCTCTCTGTGAAGTGGCAAAGAAGCGGTTTGAGAGACTTGGTTGGAAGAATGTTCGAGTTGTCTGCCAGGATGCTCGCAAGTTCCGCCTGGAAGATTATGAAACTGACTTGCCTGGGCGTCAAATCGCCCCAAGATCCCCTGCGCTCAGCTATCTCACCCAGCAACGCCAGGACTATGGAGGCGCTGACTTGGTCACTTTCTCATACAGCTTGTCCATGATT CCGGACTACTATTCTGTGGTCGACTCTGTGAACTCGCTATTGGCTCCTCATGGCATTCTGGGAGTGGTTGACTTCTATGTCCAAAACCAGATCGACTTCTCTTTCCGCAACTACACCGGTGGCCTTGTGGATCGTCATGTCAACATGCTATCCCGAAACTTCTGGCGTGCCTGGTTTGACATTGACCGTGTTGGTCTTGAGCCCGGCCGCCGTGATTACCTCGAATACAAGTTTGGTACCGTTCTCAACTTCAACTTCAGAAACCGCACTCTTGGCTACATACCATACTATGTCTGGGTTGGATGCCAAAAGAAGCCGTTTTCGGCATCAAGCCTGCCTCATGAGATTATTGAGCGCATTGATGCGTTGGCCACGGAGTCGCCCTACCTGTACCCTGCCAACCAGGGGGATGCTCTGACCCGTGCGATTGAGAGATCTGCACCAGAGATTCGCTCCAAGGCTTTCATCACTGCGGTCGAGAATCTGTCTGCCAACTTGCCTCTTCCCTCATTCTTCTACCAAAACCACCACTGGCGCATCTACTATGACGACAGGCTGCAGAAGCACACCCAGTTCAATGACGAGTACATCTATGCGTTTACCTGGGAGGATGCCCGCGTTGACGAGCGCCTGCTGAAGCTTGGTCCTGATGACAAGGTCCTTGCCATCACTTCCGCTGGAGACAATATCATTTCCTATCTTGCCCAGAGCCCTGCCCGTGTCCATGCTGTTGACCTCAATCCTACCCAAAATCATCTTCtggagctcaaggctgccgcTTACACGGCGTTGCCATATGAGGATTTCTGGAAGATTTTTGGTGATGGAAAGCACTCTGCCTTCCGTGAGCTGCTTCTTACCAAGCTGTCTCCCCATCTCTCCGGCCGCGCATTCCAATACTGGCTCAAGAACATCCACGTCTTCCAGAACAACAAGGGATATGGTCTCTACGACACTGGCGGCTCTCGTCATGCCATTCGTGCTTTCCGCTGGATCTCCCGTATCTTTGGATTGAAGTCTGCTGTtaagaagctgctcgagtcTCGCACCTTGAACGAGCAACGAGAGATGTGGCGCAACAAGATCCGACCCGCTTTGCTCTCTAAACTCATCTGCAACTTGGTCGTCTCGCAAGAGAGTTTCCTCTGGGCCGCTCTCGGTGTCCCCAAGAACCAGCTCGCGATGATTGAGAAAGACCATGCCGAGTCTGACCTTGTGAAGCAGGGTAAGGCAAAGAATAGTCGTTCTCACGCTATCTGGCACTACATGGTCAACACACTGGATCCCGTTGCTGAAGAAACTCACATTGGCACTGACAACCCCTACTACTATGTCTGCATGGATGGCAAGTTTTCGCGCAAGTGCCACCCCGAGTATCTCCGCCCTGAGGTTCATGCCAAGCTCTCACGCCCCGGTGCGTTGGACGGACTCCGTATTCACACTGATGAGCTCGAAGAGGTCATTGCCCGCATCACCCCTGGAACTCTTACTGTCGCCGTCATTATGGACAGCATGGACTGGTTTGATACCGGCTCTcaagcggctgctgctcaaatTAGCAAGCTCAACAGAGCGCTCAAGATGGGCGGCCGTGTCCTCCTTCGTACATCTGCTTTGAGCCCCTGGTACATCAAGGTCTTTGAAGCCCACGGGTTCACTGCCCAGTGTCACGGATCCAGAGTAGATGGCGCATGCATTGATCGCGTAAACATGTAtgccagctgctggatcTGCACCAAGTCTGAGAACTTGCCCCCGCCTACTCCTGAGTTTGATCGCATTGGAGGAGGCGACATTACTAGCCTGACTATTTAA
- a CDS encoding uncharacterized protein (BUSCO:EOG092D181M), giving the protein MPPGSGQKGTGKKNSAAMQKQSRNSTPVPAPASALPPQEFYDPDYLDTRVILFSNLTFDNLVDQSASSAPVPESRSVDAMLEKLKTLVNIMEKRSTFYDRGMRYLADERKKRPEDMRIDVRDQDSKRPKHKRKKGTDAAGDDQSSPVRDPKRKHARDNDDASSSLSPIAGGASPNAMETDEKPKKEEEEEEEESSEDEGAPPRRELPQAQTFGDDPSTFPDPTVYEILPTYNGMPDEERKKIYSVAVYPKSDLADLIAGDPPDKDFSNTKPSSQINFSTFSTYIDPYFRPFSEEDLAFLRERSDRVSPFVMPKRGKRHYTEIWAEEDGAMSIDTPQQNRDKLPPNQPRGTIDNMNDSVAETDALSIGPLAARLLQALRPESRIPSSDDKPTTNGITNGDVSMNGDINGDEPNGVAEDKSSPVPPATFMTESSSEAWKKATHPKLEYAQVEERLKQELRHIGFLPQEGIETEYDGHYDDEVAGRLRLLQARLKEQMLVNGARKARLMDLIRERMAHQEYQTILEDLDSQVNAAYLKRTRTMGKSKKSKRPGGAGGGSHFVGGAAGMARPGIGDLTKTLMERRRRWIDTIGSVFDGENLNKVPRVEDPDSSIFKPEEMAELIKKEKDQWDDEIEEE; this is encoded by the exons atgcctcCCGGATCTGGGCAGAAGGGCACCGGCAAGAAGAACTCGGCCGCCATGCAGAAACAGAGCCGAAACTCGACGCCGGTCCCGGCCCCAGCTTCGGCCCTTCCACCACAGGAGTTTTACGACCCCGATTATCTCGATACTAGAGTCATATTGTTTTCGAATCTTACCTTTGACAACCTGGTGGACCAAAGCGCCTCCAGCGCTCCAGTTCCCGAGTCGCGGAGCGTTGACGCCATgcttgagaagctcaagacgcTGGTCAACATTATGGAAAAACGCTCCACTTTCTATGACCGAGGAATGAGATATCTCGCCGACGAAAGGAAAAAGCGCCCCGAGGATATGCGTATTGACGTGAGGGATCAAGACTCGAAGAGGCCCAAGcacaagagaaagaagggcaCCGATGCAGCCGGCGATG ATCAATCCTCTCCGGTGAGGGATCCAAAGCGAAAGCACGCGcgcgacaacgacgacgccAGTTCTTCGCTCTCTCCCATAGCAGGAGGGGCATCTCCCAACGCCATGGAAACCGACGAGAAGCccaagaaagaggaagaagaggaggaggaagagagctcagaagatgaaggagcGCCTCCAAGGCGTGAACTCCCTCAAGCGCAAACCTTTGGCGACGATCCATCGACGTTTCCAGACCCCACGGTTTACGAAATTCTACCTACCTATAATGGTATGCCCgacgaggagagaaaaaaaatttactCCGTCGCCGTATATCCCAAGAGCGACCTTGCCGACTTGATTGCCGGCGACCCCCCGGACAAAGATTTCAGTAATACAAAACCGAGCAGCCAGATCAATTTTTCAACGTTCTCGACATATATTGATCCGTACTTCCGCCCATTCTCCGAAGAAGACTTGGCATTTCTGCGAGAGCGTAGTGATCGCGTATCGCCGTTTGTCATGCCAAAGCGCGGCAAAAGACACTACACTGAGATCTGGGCTGAAGAGGACGGTGCCATGTCAATCGACACGCCTCAACAGAACCGTGACAAGCTGCCTCCAAACCAGCCTCGTGGTACCATTGATAACATGAATGATAGTGTAGCTGAGACGGATGCGTTGTCTATCGGCCCCCTTGCGGCGCGATTATTGCAGGCACTGCGCCCTGAGTCGCGAATACCTTCATCTGATGATAAACCCACCACTAACGGTATCACAAATGGCGACGTCAGCATGAATGGAGATATTAATGGAGATGAACCGAATGGAGTCGCGGAGGATAAATCAAGCCCGGTGCCCCCGGCTACGTTTATGACCGAGTCATCCTCGGAAGCATGGAAAAAGGCTACACATCCAAAGCTTGAATATGCCCAGGTTGAGGAGCGACTCAAGCAGGAGCTTCGTCATATTGGCTTTCTCCCTCAAGAAGGCATTGAAACCGAATATGATGGCCACTATGACGATGAGGTCGCGGGTAGACTGCGCTTACTGCAGGCCAGGCTGAAAGAGCAGATGCTCGTCAATGGTGCGCGCAAAGCACGACTGATGGATTTGATTAGGGAGCGGATGGCACATCAGGAGTATCAAACCATTCTTGAGGATCTGGACTCGCAAGTCAACGCTGCCTATCTGAAGCGCACGCGAACAATgggcaagagcaagaagtCTAAACGCCCTGGAGGCGCAGGCGGAGGTAGCCATTTTGttggaggagcagctggcATGGCGCGGCCAGGAATAGGAGACCTGACCAAGACGCTGATGGAGCggcggaggagatggatcGATACGATCGGATCTGTCTTTGACGGGGAGAATTTGAACAAGGTTCCACGAGTCGAAGACCCCGACAGCTCCATCTTTAAGCCTGAAGAGATGGCCGAGCTaatcaagaaggagaaggatcaatgggatgatgagattgaagaggaatAA
- a CDS encoding uncharacterized protein (MEROPS:MER0004801): MRLVPKELDKLVISQVGFLAQKRLARGVKLNYSEATALIANNLHELIRDGNHSVADLMDIGSTMLGRRHVQPSVCATLTEIQVEGTFPMGTYLVTVHNPIRTDDGDLARALYGSFLPIPDASLFPLAAPEEYEPTSRPGVVVAVKGKIALNQDRKRVKLRVTSKGDRPIQVGSHYHFIETNPQLDFDREKAYGHRLDIPAGTSVRFEPGDTKTVTLVEIGGNKVIRGGNNLATGGLELWRVNDIVESLQKAGFAHTPEPFADSAHIDGFQIDRAAYATMFGPTTGDVVRLGNTSLWIKVEKDYTVYGDECKFGGGKTLREGMGQASGRLDADSLDLVVTNALVVDWTGIYKADIGVKNGHIVGIGKAGNPDVMDGVTPGMVVGSCTDVIAGEGKIITAGGIDTHIHFICPQQANESLASGITTMLGGGVGPSAGTNATTCTPGKNYMRQMLQACDELPLNIGITGKGNDSSPVALREQIAAGACGLKLHEDWGSTPAAIDSCLTVCDELDVQCLIHTDTLNESGFVESTIEAFKGRTIHTYHTEGAGGGHAPDIISVVEHPYVLPSSTNPTRPYTSNTLDEHLDMLMVCHHLSKDIPEDVAFAESRIRDKTIAAEDVLHDLGAISMMSSDSQAMGRCGEVILRTWNTADKNKSQRGTLEEDAGTGADNFRVKRYVSKYTINPALAQGFGHIIGSVEVGKLADLVVWDPAWFGTKPSLVIKSGLIALAQMGDPNASIPTVQPIIARPMFAPLVPQTSILFVSNESITSGAIESYGLRKRVEAVKGCRTVSKRDMRFNDAMPKMRVDPESYVVEADGQVCSAEPATTLPLTQAWYVY; this comes from the exons ATGCGTCTGGTTCCAAAAGAG CTCGACAAGCTCGTCATCTCGCAGGTGGGCTTTCTGGCGCAGAAGCGGCTTGCCAGAGGCGTCAAGCTGAACTACAGCGAAGCAACG GCGCTCATTGCAAACAACCTGCACGAACTCATCCGCGATGGCAACCACAGCGTCGCAGATCTCATGGACATCGGCTCTACCATGCTGGGCCGTCGCCATGTCCAGCCTTCTGTCTGTGCTACTCTGACCGAAATCCAGGTTGAAGGCACATTCCCAATGGGGACCTATCTGGTGACTGTCCACAACCCAATCCGTACAGACGACGGTGACCTTGCTCGAGCTCTGTACGGAAGCTTTCTGCCTATTCCAGATGCCAGCTTGTTTCCTCTTGCGGCTCCAGAGGAGTATGAGCCTACTTCGCGGCCCGGCGTGGTTGTGGccgtcaagggcaagattgCGCTGAACCAGGATCGCAAGAGGGTCAAGCTCAGGGTGACAAGCAAGGGCGATCGACCTATTCAAGTGGGCTCGCATTATCATTTCATCGAGACGAACCCGCAGCTAGACTTTGATCGTGAAAAGGCATATGGACATCGCCTTGATATTCCTGCGGGGACTTCAGTCCGCTTCGAGCCCGGAGATACCAAGACAGTGACGCTTGTTGAAATTGGGGGCAACAAGGTCATTCGCGGAGGAAATAACCTCGCCACTGGAGGCTTGGAGCTATGGAGAGTCAATGACATTGTTGAGAGTCTTCAGAAGGCCGGCTTCGCGCACACGCCAGAGCCTTTTGCTGATTCTGCCCACATCGACGGTTTCCAGATAGATCGCGCCGCATATGCGACAATGTTCGGCCCCACAACCGGCGATGTAGTTCGCTTAGGAAACACCAGCCTTTGGATCAAAGTCGAGAAGGATTACACTGTATATGGTGATGAGTGTAAGTTTGGTGGCGGCAAGACGTTGCGAGAGGGCATGGGACAAGCATCTGGACGGCTAGACGCTGATTCCTTGGACTTGGTGGTGACCAACGCGCTTGTGGTTGACTGGACAGGCATCTACAAGGCCGACATTGGAGTCAAGAATGGCCACATTGTAGGAATTGGCAAGGCAGGCAACCCCGATGTCATGGATGGCGTCACGCCTGGAATGGTCGTTGGTAGCTGCACTGATGTTATTGCTGGTGAAGGGAAAATTATCACGGCCGGTGGCATTGATACTCATATCCATTTTATTTGCCCACAGCAAGCGAATGAGTCTCTGGCGTCAGGCATCACCACGATGCTGGGTGGCGGTGTTGGACCCAG TGCTGGCACCAATGCGACAACTTGTACTCCGGGGAAAAACTATATGCGCCAGATGCTCCAGGCTTGCGATGAGCTGCCTTTGAATATTGGAATTACAGGCAAAGGCAACGACAGCTCTCCTGTTGCCCTGCGTGAGCAGATTGCCGCTGGAGCTTGCGGTCTCAAGCTGCACGAGGATTGGGGCAGTACGCCGGCAGCAATTGATTCATGCCTCACGGTTTGCGACGAGCTTGATGTCCAGTGTCTCATCCACACTGATACGCTAAACGAGTCTGGCTTTGTCGAGTCCACCATTGAAGCCTTCAAGGGCCGCACCATCCACACGTATCATACTGAAGGCGCAGGTGGCGGCCACGCCCCAGACATCATCTCCGTGGTCGAGCACCCCTATGTGCTTCCCTCATCGACTAATCCTACCAGACCTTACACTTCCAACACGCTTGACGAGCACCTGGATATGCTCATGGTGTGCCACCACCTTTCCAAGGATATCCCCGAGGATGTTGCGTTCGCTGAAAGTCGAATCCGTGACAAGACCATCGCTGCAGAGGATGTGCTCCACGACCTCGGCGCCATCAGCATGATGAGCTCCGATTCGCAAGCCATGGGAAGGTGTGGTGAAGTCATTCTCAGGACATGGAATACAGCCGACAAGAACAAGTCGCAGAGGGGCAccctggaagaagatgctggaaCGGGCGCCGACAACTTTAGGGTGAAGCGCTACGTGAGCAAGTATACTATCAATCCGGCCCTGGCACAGGGCTTCGGCCATATCATTGGCAGCGTCGAGGTGGGCAAGCTGGCAGACTTGGTGGTCTGGGATCCAGCTTGGTTTGGCACGAAGCCGTCGCTGGTGATCAAGAGCGGACTCATTGCCTTGGCTCAGATG GGCGACCCCAATGCCTCCATTCCCACAGTTCAACCCATCATCGCCCGTCCCATGTTCGCTCCCCTCGTGCCGCAAACCAGCATCCTCTTTGTGTCAAATGAATCCATCACCTCTGGAGCCATCGAGTCGTACGGCCTACGCAAGCGTGTAGAGGCCGTCAAGGGATGCCGCACCGTATCAAAGCGGGACATGCGCTTCAACGATGCTATGCCCAAGATGAGGGTCGATCCAGAGAGCTATGTCGTCGAAGCCGACGGGCAGGTGTGCAGTGCTGAGCCAGCGACTACGCTGCCCTTGACACAGGCTTGGTATGTGTATTGA